The following proteins are co-located in the Haloterrigena turkmenica DSM 5511 genome:
- a CDS encoding NAD-dependent epimerase/dehydratase family protein gives MDVLVTGSYGRCGTAIIDHLHDDDRYEFTYYNRSDREEGPYAEFETVVGDIADYEALREACEGQDAIVHLAAYPYTDGDWTDIFQPNIVGMYNVLEAAREAEVESVIFGSTNHVMGMYEIENAPEIYERDHDLVIDHTDPVRPDSYYGASKSFGEDLGRYYIEDCEYPKQFYALRICSVRGEEYDHPYGDAEIGVEDGDWERGSDEYEEQVARMKATWQSRRDFAHQIDCCLRDDDVEFDIFSGVSDNRRRWYDLEHARARIGYDPQDDGEEWDAPPE, from the coding sequence ATGGACGTACTAGTGACCGGTTCGTACGGCCGATGTGGCACCGCGATCATCGATCACTTACACGACGACGATCGGTACGAGTTCACGTACTACAATCGCTCCGACCGCGAGGAAGGCCCATACGCCGAGTTCGAGACGGTCGTCGGCGATATCGCGGACTACGAGGCGCTCCGCGAGGCTTGCGAGGGACAGGACGCCATCGTCCACCTCGCCGCCTACCCCTACACCGACGGCGACTGGACCGACATCTTCCAGCCCAACATCGTCGGCATGTACAACGTCCTCGAGGCCGCCCGCGAGGCCGAGGTCGAGTCCGTTATCTTCGGCTCGACCAACCACGTGATGGGCATGTACGAGATCGAGAACGCGCCAGAAATCTACGAGCGCGATCACGACCTCGTCATCGATCACACCGATCCCGTTCGCCCCGACTCCTACTACGGCGCCTCCAAGAGCTTCGGCGAGGACCTCGGCCGGTACTACATCGAGGACTGCGAGTATCCGAAACAGTTCTACGCGCTCCGGATCTGCAGCGTTCGCGGCGAGGAATACGACCACCCCTACGGCGACGCCGAAATCGGCGTCGAGGATGGCGACTGGGAGCGTGGCAGCGACGAGTACGAGGAACAGGTCGCGCGGATGAAGGCGACCTGGCAGTCCCGTCGGGACTTCGCCCACCAGATCGACTGCTGCCTGCGGGACGACGACGTCGAGTTCGACATCTTCAGCGGCGTCAGCGACAACCGCCGGCGCTGGTACGACCTCGAGCACGCCCGAGCCCGGATCGGCTACGATCCTCAGGACGACGGCGAGGAGTGGGACGCGCCGCCGGAGTGA
- a CDS encoding universal stress protein → MQRALVVIDDTGAHKRLLAESGEFAQNGNAELVVLAWTTPEAAEEGNDAIEWVERMEGTKFEETDATAMTRQFAEEFTKDVLSGIGPDVDVEIEPIITEEGDLDDEILSAAERLACDHTFLVGQKRSPTGKAIFGDLAQRVLLNFDGPVTVLME, encoded by the coding sequence ATGCAACGCGCACTCGTCGTCATCGACGATACCGGGGCTCACAAACGACTCCTCGCCGAATCCGGCGAGTTCGCTCAGAACGGGAACGCGGAACTGGTCGTGCTGGCGTGGACGACGCCCGAAGCGGCCGAGGAGGGCAACGACGCGATCGAGTGGGTCGAGCGGATGGAGGGGACCAAATTCGAGGAAACCGACGCGACGGCGATGACCAGGCAGTTCGCCGAGGAGTTCACGAAGGACGTCCTCAGCGGCATCGGTCCGGACGTCGACGTCGAGATCGAACCGATCATCACCGAGGAGGGCGACCTCGACGACGAGATCCTCTCGGCGGCCGAACGGCTGGCCTGCGATCACACGTTCCTCGTCGGCCAGAAGCGCTCGCCGACCGGGAAGGCGATCTTCGGCGACCTCGCCCAGCGCGTCCTGCTGAACTTCGACGGGCCGGTGACCGTCCTGATGGAGTGA
- a CDS encoding mandelate racemase/muconate lactonizing enzyme family protein, translated as MEITDVQAIPLAHSLPDGEGLGDARGFGTDRGTTLVRLETDDGTVGWGEAFAPGPMATATIETMFADDVVGMDPFEVESLAENSYTDPYHFGGDVVVQSAVSAIDVACWDIIGKSVGRPAHRLLGGTRCEKLTPYASTMYFTEADRPIEEPIRDAVEEGFTAAKIKIGADPESDAERVRTAREILGDDADLMVDMNGNYRPHQAVKSARAIEEYDVTWIEEPVPPENASGYRELRGKIDIPIAAGEAHYGRFEFKELIDDRTVDIVQPNLGRCGGLSEARLIAGMASTENVAVRPHIWNSAVGMAAAVQFAASISNYPHTRNVPEPMLIEFDRSENPMRSELLETPFDPAGGTIDVPQEPGLGIEIDQDALERYRAD; from the coding sequence ATGGAGATCACGGACGTTCAGGCGATTCCGCTCGCACACTCGTTGCCCGATGGAGAGGGACTCGGCGACGCGCGAGGGTTCGGAACCGACCGCGGGACGACGCTGGTGCGCCTCGAGACCGACGACGGGACCGTCGGCTGGGGCGAGGCGTTCGCTCCGGGGCCGATGGCGACGGCGACGATCGAGACGATGTTCGCCGACGACGTCGTCGGCATGGACCCCTTCGAGGTCGAATCGCTCGCCGAGAACTCCTACACCGATCCGTACCACTTCGGCGGCGACGTCGTCGTCCAGAGCGCCGTCAGCGCGATCGACGTCGCCTGCTGGGACATCATCGGGAAGAGCGTCGGCCGGCCGGCTCACCGGCTGCTCGGCGGCACGCGCTGTGAGAAGCTGACCCCCTACGCGTCAACGATGTACTTCACCGAGGCCGATCGGCCGATCGAGGAGCCGATCCGCGATGCCGTCGAAGAGGGATTCACCGCCGCGAAGATCAAGATCGGCGCCGATCCCGAGTCCGACGCCGAACGCGTGCGCACGGCGCGGGAGATCCTGGGCGACGACGCCGACCTGATGGTCGACATGAACGGCAACTACCGCCCGCACCAGGCGGTCAAATCCGCACGGGCCATCGAGGAGTACGACGTGACCTGGATCGAAGAGCCCGTGCCGCCGGAGAACGCGTCGGGCTACCGGGAACTGCGCGGGAAGATCGATATCCCGATCGCCGCCGGCGAGGCCCACTACGGTCGCTTCGAGTTCAAGGAACTGATCGACGACCGGACGGTCGACATCGTCCAGCCGAACCTGGGCCGCTGTGGCGGCCTCTCGGAGGCGCGCTTGATCGCCGGCATGGCCTCGACCGAGAACGTCGCCGTCAGACCGCACATCTGGAACAGCGCCGTCGGCATGGCCGCCGCGGTGCAGTTCGCCGCCAGCATCTCGAACTACCCCCACACGCGCAACGTCCCCGAGCCGATGCTGATCGAGTTCGACCGCAGCGAGAACCCGATGCGCAGCGAGTTGCTCGAGACGCCGTTCGATCCCGCCGGCGGCACCATCGATGTCCCACAGGAGCCGGGACTGGGCATCGAGATCGATCAGGACGCACTGGAGCGCTACCGCGCCGACTGA
- a CDS encoding dihydrodipicolinate synthase family protein: protein MPRASLSERFQDVAFTTAVPFSDDGSDVLYEDLADNLAKQYDAGARLFIPCGNTGEYYSLTDEERTEIVETHVEATGDEAMIAGGVAGSLAEVERLADAYEDAGADAIMVMHPDHTYLHQRGLANYYHRICDATDLGVVIYKRGPEVPRDVIVDLSERENVVAVKFAVNDIKEFSQTVADAPGEVTWVNGIAERYALSFAIEGATGYTTGLGNFAPEATLALFDAVEDENWERARSIQRLLRPIEDLREEPGEDNALSGANNVSVIKRGMDLAGYTGGSLRDPLVDLSADDAARLEEYYETVQSTPLLEAA, encoded by the coding sequence ATGCCCAGAGCTAGCCTTAGCGAGCGCTTCCAGGACGTCGCCTTCACCACCGCCGTCCCGTTCAGCGACGACGGATCGGACGTGCTATACGAGGACCTCGCGGACAACCTCGCGAAGCAGTACGACGCCGGCGCGCGCCTGTTCATCCCCTGTGGCAACACCGGAGAGTACTACTCGCTGACCGACGAGGAGCGAACCGAGATCGTCGAGACCCACGTCGAGGCGACCGGCGACGAGGCGATGATCGCCGGCGGCGTCGCCGGCAGCCTCGCGGAGGTCGAACGGCTCGCCGACGCCTACGAGGACGCCGGGGCGGACGCGATCATGGTGATGCACCCCGACCACACCTACCTGCACCAGCGCGGGCTGGCGAACTACTACCACCGGATCTGCGACGCGACCGACCTCGGCGTCGTCATCTACAAGCGCGGTCCCGAGGTGCCCCGCGACGTGATCGTCGACCTCTCCGAGCGCGAGAACGTGGTCGCGGTGAAGTTCGCTGTCAACGATATCAAGGAGTTCTCCCAGACCGTCGCGGACGCCCCGGGCGAGGTCACGTGGGTCAATGGCATCGCCGAACGGTACGCGCTCTCCTTCGCCATCGAGGGGGCGACGGGGTACACCACCGGTCTCGGCAACTTCGCGCCGGAGGCGACGCTGGCGCTGTTCGACGCCGTCGAGGACGAGAACTGGGAGCGAGCCAGATCGATCCAGCGGCTACTCCGTCCGATCGAGGACCTTCGCGAGGAACCCGGCGAGGACAACGCGCTCTCCGGCGCGAACAACGTCTCCGTCATCAAACGCGGGATGGATCTCGCCGGCTATACGGGCGGTTCCCTCCGCGATCCGCTGGTCGATCTCTCCGCCGACGACGCGGCGCGTCTCGAGGAGTACTACGAAACCGTACAGTCGACGCCGCTGCTGGAAGCGGCCTGA
- a CDS encoding mandelate racemase/muconate lactonizing enzyme family protein, with protein MDIADVRGYALSSPIDPVQERPFHGGVRRLRKRDVVLVVVETRDGRQGFATAGASSSAMREYFEGDSQGTFADVLEESVADALEDESIDEITDAHDLIAETNLPAHLRTEAISAVDVALYDIRGKELGAPIYELLADEYGTEPTTEMPLYASAGMYMEPEGYVEQAEALEELGFFGYKYRPGIGPDGDRRTVDLLADAVDDIEIMLDVHTWWKLGEAYGRDTVRELVAHAAERGAYWIEEPVEPDDHAGYVELAETGAPLAGGESEESPAGLVELGETGAVDFLQGDVRHHEGFTGCRDAIEYCDGRDVEFVPHNFGTWLGLQANAHLVAAAPDVRLLEYPVFEDDPALDETAVDPGMYPFELAYDIIEGQPAIEDGHLTVPDGPGLGVDVDLDVLEEYPFVDGPWTEFHYDDE; from the coding sequence ATGGATATCGCCGATGTGAGAGGGTACGCCCTCTCGTCCCCGATCGATCCGGTACAGGAACGGCCGTTTCACGGCGGCGTCCGACGCCTTCGCAAGCGGGACGTCGTCCTCGTCGTCGTGGAGACCCGAGACGGCCGACAAGGGTTCGCGACGGCGGGCGCGAGCAGCTCCGCGATGCGCGAGTACTTCGAGGGCGACTCGCAGGGAACGTTCGCCGACGTCCTCGAGGAGTCCGTCGCCGACGCGCTCGAGGACGAGTCGATCGACGAGATCACCGACGCTCACGACCTGATCGCCGAGACGAACCTCCCGGCCCACCTCCGGACAGAGGCGATCTCGGCCGTCGACGTCGCGCTGTACGACATCCGCGGGAAGGAGCTCGGTGCGCCGATCTACGAGCTGCTGGCCGACGAGTACGGCACCGAGCCGACCACCGAGATGCCGCTGTACGCCAGCGCCGGGATGTACATGGAGCCGGAAGGATACGTCGAACAGGCCGAAGCGCTTGAGGAGTTGGGCTTTTTCGGCTACAAGTACCGGCCCGGGATCGGGCCCGACGGCGACCGCCGAACGGTCGACCTGCTCGCCGACGCAGTCGACGATATCGAGATCATGCTCGACGTCCACACCTGGTGGAAGCTCGGCGAGGCCTACGGCCGCGACACCGTTCGCGAACTGGTCGCACACGCCGCTGAGCGGGGCGCCTACTGGATCGAGGAGCCGGTCGAACCTGACGACCACGCGGGCTACGTCGAACTCGCCGAGACCGGCGCGCCGCTGGCCGGCGGGGAGAGCGAGGAGTCGCCGGCGGGACTGGTCGAACTCGGTGAGACCGGCGCGGTCGACTTCCTGCAGGGCGACGTCCGTCACCACGAGGGCTTTACCGGCTGCCGGGACGCCATCGAGTACTGCGACGGCCGCGACGTCGAGTTCGTCCCGCACAACTTCGGAACCTGGCTCGGGCTACAGGCCAACGCCCACCTCGTCGCCGCGGCGCCGGACGTGCGACTGCTCGAGTACCCCGTCTTCGAGGACGACCCGGCGCTCGACGAGACGGCGGTCGATCCCGGGATGTACCCGTTCGAACTCGCCTACGACATCATCGAGGGCCAGCCGGCCATCGAGGACGGCCACCTGACCGTCCCGGACGGGCCCGGACTCGGCGTCGACGTCGACCTCGACGTCCTCGAGGAGTACCCGTTCGTCGACGGGCCGTGGACGGAGTTCCACTACGACGACGAGTAA
- a CDS encoding pectinesterase family protein, whose protein sequence is MTTFNNYIRVVISVIDDNSRACGWSVSRRQLVSLAGTGALGSIAGCTGGGSDPDSNESSDDNETDTEDDEKSVEELIAEYRCPETGDDYDIVVAQDGSGDYESVQAAIDAIEPGTFEGTRVYIKEGRYEEKLELPSNRTDVTFVGESAENTVLTYDDHADKTNEHGEELGTSQSASFFVYGPDFTAKNITFENAAPDVAQAVAIRIKADRAVFENCRFIGNQDTLYTYGRDTRQYFTDCYIEGDVDFIFGLATAFFEDCEIFCKDEGYIAAPAQPEEQEFGYVFKNCDVTGDAPTDSVYLGRPWEPYGQTVYLECDLGDHIRPVGWEPWDEPDHGDKTETAYFAEYDNTGPGYTPERRADWSHQLDAEEAAAYTLENVFDGWNPRRCLEGS, encoded by the coding sequence ATGACAACTTTTAATAACTATATTCGAGTCGTAATTTCCGTGATTGATGATAACAGTCGAGCTTGCGGGTGGTCAGTATCGCGTAGACAGCTGGTCTCCCTTGCGGGGACCGGCGCGCTCGGGTCGATCGCCGGCTGTACCGGCGGCGGATCGGATCCCGACTCAAACGAGTCGTCGGACGACAACGAGACGGATACCGAGGACGACGAGAAGAGCGTCGAAGAACTCATCGCGGAGTACCGCTGTCCCGAGACGGGCGACGACTACGATATCGTCGTCGCACAGGACGGCAGCGGCGACTACGAGTCGGTTCAGGCCGCCATCGACGCGATCGAACCGGGAACGTTCGAGGGAACGCGAGTGTACATCAAGGAGGGCCGGTACGAGGAGAAACTGGAGCTCCCCTCCAACCGAACCGACGTGACGTTCGTCGGCGAGAGCGCCGAGAACACGGTGCTCACGTACGACGACCACGCCGACAAGACCAACGAGCACGGCGAGGAACTCGGCACGTCCCAGTCGGCGAGCTTCTTCGTCTACGGACCGGACTTCACCGCGAAGAACATCACCTTCGAGAACGCCGCTCCCGACGTCGCACAGGCCGTTGCGATTCGCATCAAGGCCGACCGAGCCGTCTTCGAGAACTGCCGGTTCATCGGCAATCAGGACACGCTCTACACCTACGGGCGCGACACGCGCCAGTACTTCACGGACTGCTACATCGAGGGCGACGTGGACTTCATCTTCGGACTCGCGACGGCGTTCTTCGAAGACTGCGAGATCTTCTGCAAGGACGAAGGGTACATTGCGGCGCCCGCACAGCCCGAAGAGCAAGAGTTCGGATACGTGTTCAAGAACTGCGACGTGACCGGAGACGCGCCGACCGACTCCGTCTATCTCGGCCGGCCCTGGGAGCCGTACGGACAGACGGTCTACCTCGAGTGCGACCTCGGCGATCACATCCGTCCGGTCGGCTGGGAGCCGTGGGACGAACCGGATCACGGCGACAAGACTGAGACGGCCTACTTCGCCGAATACGACAACACCGGGCCGGGGTACACGCCGGAACGGCGTGCGGACTGGAGCCACCAACTCGATGCGGAGGAAGCCGCGGCGTACACGCTCGAGAACGTCTTCGACGGCTGGAACCCGCGGCGGTGTCTGGAGGGGAGCTAA
- a CDS encoding ThuA domain-containing protein — MALQVTVWNENVHELEEPEVAERYPDGIHGAIADAVDGDDRTVRTATLQEPEHGLTEEVLTNTDVLLWWSHCANDEVSDEVADRVVDRVHEGMGFIPVHSGKNSKPFKRLMGTTCNIKYRHGGETERIWAADPGHPIVDGLEESFEVPSTEMYGEPFDIPEPDRTVFISWFEGGEVFRSGVCYRRGRGRIFAFRPGHEEYPIFFQDEIRTVLDNAVAWAAPTEGADAVWGEVEPKEPLDD; from the coding sequence ATGGCACTACAGGTCACGGTCTGGAACGAGAACGTCCACGAACTCGAGGAACCCGAGGTCGCCGAACGGTATCCCGACGGCATTCACGGGGCCATCGCGGACGCGGTGGACGGCGACGACCGCACCGTCCGGACGGCCACGCTGCAGGAACCGGAACACGGCCTGACCGAGGAGGTCCTCACGAACACCGACGTTCTGCTCTGGTGGTCACACTGCGCCAACGACGAAGTGTCCGACGAGGTCGCCGACCGCGTCGTCGACCGCGTCCACGAGGGGATGGGCTTCATCCCGGTCCACTCCGGGAAGAACTCCAAGCCGTTCAAACGGCTGATGGGGACGACCTGTAACATCAAGTACCGCCACGGCGGCGAGACCGAACGGATCTGGGCCGCCGATCCCGGCCATCCGATCGTCGACGGCCTCGAGGAGTCGTTCGAGGTCCCCTCGACGGAGATGTACGGCGAACCCTTCGACATCCCGGAACCCGACCGGACCGTCTTCATCTCGTGGTTCGAGGGCGGCGAGGTGTTCCGCTCGGGCGTCTGTTATCGCCGCGGCCGCGGGCGGATCTTCGCGTTCCGGCCCGGCCACGAGGAGTACCCGATCTTCTTCCAGGACGAGATTCGGACGGTGCTCGACAACGCCGTCGCCTGGGCGGCGCCGACGGAGGGGGCCGACGCCGTCTGGGGCGAGGTCGAACCGAAGGAACCGCTGGACGACTAG
- a CDS encoding RICIN domain-containing protein, which produces MKQTRRTYLKGTAASALIGIGALSGLSGSAAAESNFDLEAGFADTSWLDDDVDVHTITEPTRSAVESAFSASGARVVVFETSGTIDLGGNDLAITEDYCWVAGQTAPSPGITFINGQVRISANNCVVQHIRSRIGPGSDGSIQSNDAFNTADGTQNNVVDHVSASWGTDECLSVGYDTQDTTVTNCLIYEGLYDPYGNEADHNYGSLIGDGASNVTLAGNVWGKVRGRAPRLKSDTETVVVNNLLYFFDESANADDSAVTSFVGNAAICADDDDAILEGSPTAYHADNIAYDPPMVDEQPIAEPESTSSPPLWPSGLSEMPSGDVESHNLTNAGARPADRTQNDARIVQEIADRAGLDYLDSPYDYWVGHHDEVGGYPELPVNTHSLEVPDSGIRDWLAGWAQAVEEGSSPPDGGSGDDGSSGPIPTGTYEIANVNSGQLLEVADASTADGANVQQWSATDHATQQWYVEDTGNGEYVLQNANSGLLLEVADGSTEDGANVQQHADTGCDCQRWSINDVGNGEYILEAVHSGKVADVEGASTSDGANVLQWPDTGGANQRWTFDSV; this is translated from the coding sequence ATGAAACAGACACGACGAACCTACCTGAAAGGAACGGCGGCATCGGCACTGATCGGAATCGGCGCGCTTAGCGGCCTCTCCGGGTCGGCGGCGGCGGAATCGAACTTCGACCTCGAGGCCGGCTTCGCGGACACGTCGTGGCTCGACGACGACGTCGACGTCCACACGATCACCGAACCGACGCGGAGCGCGGTCGAATCGGCGTTCAGCGCCAGCGGAGCGCGCGTGGTCGTCTTCGAGACGAGCGGAACTATCGACCTCGGTGGAAACGATCTGGCGATCACCGAAGACTACTGCTGGGTGGCCGGCCAGACCGCGCCGTCGCCCGGTATCACGTTCATCAACGGACAGGTCCGGATCAGCGCGAACAACTGCGTCGTCCAGCACATCCGCTCGCGAATCGGCCCCGGTTCCGACGGCTCGATCCAGAGCAACGACGCGTTCAACACCGCCGACGGTACCCAGAACAACGTCGTCGATCACGTCAGCGCCTCGTGGGGCACCGATGAGTGCCTCTCCGTCGGCTACGACACGCAGGATACGACGGTAACCAACTGTCTCATTTACGAGGGGCTGTACGACCCCTACGGCAACGAGGCGGACCACAACTACGGGAGCCTGATCGGCGACGGCGCCTCGAACGTCACCCTCGCGGGCAACGTCTGGGGGAAGGTCCGCGGTCGCGCGCCGCGACTCAAGAGCGACACCGAGACCGTCGTCGTCAACAACCTCCTGTACTTCTTCGACGAGTCGGCCAACGCCGACGACTCTGCGGTCACGAGCTTCGTCGGTAACGCGGCGATCTGTGCGGACGACGATGACGCCATTCTCGAGGGCAGTCCGACCGCGTACCACGCCGACAACATTGCGTACGATCCGCCGATGGTCGACGAGCAGCCGATCGCCGAACCGGAGTCGACGAGTTCGCCGCCGCTGTGGCCGAGCGGCCTCAGCGAGATGCCGTCGGGTGACGTCGAGAGCCACAACCTCACCAACGCCGGGGCGCGGCCGGCCGATCGAACGCAAAACGACGCGCGAATCGTCCAGGAGATCGCCGACCGCGCCGGGCTCGACTACCTCGACTCGCCGTACGACTACTGGGTCGGCCACCACGACGAGGTCGGCGGCTATCCGGAGCTCCCCGTGAACACCCACTCGCTCGAGGTCCCCGACAGCGGTATCCGCGACTGGCTCGCCGGCTGGGCCCAGGCCGTCGAGGAGGGCAGTTCGCCGCCCGACGGCGGTAGCGGCGACGACGGGAGCAGCGGTCCGATCCCGACGGGCACCTACGAGATCGCCAACGTCAACAGCGGGCAGCTGCTCGAGGTGGCCGACGCGTCCACCGCGGACGGCGCCAACGTCCAGCAGTGGTCCGCGACCGATCACGCCACGCAGCAGTGGTACGTCGAGGATACCGGGAACGGCGAGTACGTCCTCCAGAACGCGAACAGCGGGCTGTTGCTCGAGGTCGCCGACGGCTCCACCGAGGACGGCGCGAACGTCCAGCAGCACGCGGACACGGGTTGCGACTGCCAGCGGTGGTCCATCAACGACGTGGGCAACGGAGAGTACATCCTCGAGGCGGTCCACAGCGGAAAGGTAGCCGACGTCGAGGGAGCGTCGACCAGCGACGGGGCGAACGTACTCCAGTGGCCCGACACCGGCGGCGCGAACCAGCGCTGGACGTTCGACTCGGTGTAG
- the dgoD gene encoding galactonate dehydratase, giving the protein MHVTDYELYAVPPRWQFLRLETSDGRVGWGEVYTKWHFAGDSEPATRSAVDQLMHQYVLGEDPSRIEYLWQAMYRSSFYRGGPVHMSAIAGIDEALWDLKGKAAGMPVYELLGGPARDRVRLYQHVRAHGADDVADPAAAAADEAREHVEAGYTAVKLVPTGGLEIIDAPAAVEEAREIVGAVRDAVGPEVDVALDFHGRASKAMARRLATALEEFQPMFVEEPVTPEHDHALPRIAEGTTIPIATGERLYSRSEFRPILEADAVDVVQPDVSSAGGITETKKIADMAETYDASIAPHCPIGPLALAASLHVDAAAPNALVQEQVVVDDEDAMRYVENDEIFEPADGYLDLPDGPGLGIEIDENRVRELAGTDLGFDRSPGHRADGSVGER; this is encoded by the coding sequence ATGCACGTTACAGACTACGAGCTCTACGCGGTGCCGCCGCGCTGGCAGTTCCTCAGACTCGAGACGAGCGACGGGCGCGTCGGCTGGGGCGAGGTCTACACCAAGTGGCACTTCGCGGGCGACAGCGAACCGGCGACCCGGAGCGCGGTCGATCAGCTGATGCACCAGTACGTCCTCGGCGAGGACCCGAGTCGCATCGAGTACCTCTGGCAGGCGATGTACCGCAGCAGCTTCTACCGCGGCGGACCGGTCCACATGAGCGCCATCGCCGGCATCGACGAGGCGCTGTGGGACCTGAAGGGGAAGGCGGCCGGGATGCCGGTCTACGAACTGCTCGGCGGTCCTGCACGCGACCGCGTCCGACTCTACCAGCACGTCAGGGCTCACGGCGCCGACGACGTGGCGGATCCGGCGGCCGCGGCCGCCGACGAGGCGCGCGAGCACGTCGAAGCGGGCTACACCGCCGTGAAGCTGGTTCCGACGGGCGGACTCGAGATCATCGATGCGCCGGCAGCCGTCGAAGAAGCGCGCGAAATCGTCGGCGCGGTCCGCGACGCCGTCGGCCCCGAGGTCGACGTCGCGCTGGATTTCCACGGCCGCGCCTCGAAGGCGATGGCCCGCCGACTGGCGACGGCGCTCGAGGAGTTCCAGCCGATGTTCGTCGAGGAGCCGGTTACCCCCGAGCACGACCACGCGCTGCCCCGGATCGCCGAGGGGACGACGATTCCGATCGCGACGGGCGAGCGCCTCTACTCTCGGAGCGAGTTCCGGCCGATCCTCGAGGCCGACGCGGTCGACGTCGTCCAGCCGGACGTCTCGAGCGCCGGGGGGATCACTGAGACGAAGAAAATCGCCGACATGGCCGAGACGTACGACGCCTCGATCGCGCCCCACTGCCCCATCGGCCCGCTGGCGCTGGCGGCCTCGCTACACGTCGACGCGGCCGCGCCGAACGCGCTGGTACAGGAGCAAGTGGTCGTCGACGACGAAGACGCGATGCGGTACGTCGAAAACGACGAGATCTTCGAACCGGCCGACGGCTATCTGGACCTGCCTGACGGACCGGGGCTCGGAATCGAGATCGACGAGAATCGCGTCCGCGAACTCGCGGGAACGGACCTCGGCTTCGACCGCTCGCCGGGCCACCGCGCCGACGGCAGCGTCGGCGAGCGGTGA
- a CDS encoding ThuA domain-containing protein, producing the protein MKTDKRALIVGGNRFPFHRFERMGPLLEDALAPAGIEAELTTDRDALTDLDGYDVLVDYTTDSTLTDEQREGLLSFVDAGNGYAGVHSASDLTTVDGENRDEPAPELRELIGGHFITHPSQGAFDVNVVYSHHPVSADLEDFRVWDEPYVLECDDDLTVLARMDHPEIEDMPVSWVKEYGDGRVFYCSLGHDRPAITADGTRALLRNGVRWAADSSAGD; encoded by the coding sequence ATGAAAACCGATAAACGGGCGCTGATCGTGGGCGGAAACCGGTTCCCGTTTCACCGATTCGAACGGATGGGGCCGCTGCTCGAGGACGCGCTCGCCCCGGCCGGCATCGAGGCCGAGCTGACGACCGACCGGGACGCATTGACCGATCTCGACGGCTACGACGTCCTCGTCGATTACACGACCGACAGCACGCTCACCGACGAGCAGCGCGAGGGCCTCCTGTCGTTCGTGGACGCGGGCAACGGCTACGCGGGCGTTCACTCCGCGTCGGATCTGACGACCGTCGACGGGGAGAACCGGGACGAGCCCGCACCCGAACTTCGGGAGCTGATCGGTGGCCACTTCATCACTCATCCGTCCCAGGGGGCGTTCGACGTGAACGTCGTCTACAGCCACCACCCCGTCTCGGCCGATCTCGAGGACTTCCGCGTCTGGGACGAGCCGTACGTCCTCGAGTGCGACGACGACCTCACGGTGCTCGCGAGGATGGACCATCCCGAAATCGAGGACATGCCGGTCTCGTGGGTGAAGGAGTACGGAGACGGACGCGTGTTCTACTGTTCGCTCGGGCACGACCGGCCGGCGATCACCGCCGACGGAACGCGAGCGCTCCTGCGAAACGGCGTGCGCTGGGCGGCCGATAGCTCGGCCGGCGACTAG